A genomic segment from Oncorhynchus keta strain PuntledgeMale-10-30-2019 chromosome 9, Oket_V2, whole genome shotgun sequence encodes:
- the LOC118387874 gene encoding mucin-5AC-like isoform X4, whose protein sequence is MLRRSRISVRPNVRPAGRGPAPASSQDTPPSQEAQAAVSEDLPQAGGQCVKDTTTTAVLEASTESTTPREDGKDPNGEASSSTPSAGLQRRKRFSVMPNLAKPRVAATPALTRSSPRTPKSPVKAGTETPAPTPEAPSQPDSGPPQGMRSPRRRPSGGSRQAKGQPKPRPLSPASPGPTTTSLGNVAVENSSSSQQTPQAPGEGSIQSDLLKKTPIIKVPSTPLEMVPSSSLPDKEGISVSERAKTLVARSVSGGLTGLAPGKSRLSRFLNDPTDLQRLAKARKLRELLRQEMNKEKKRSKAKVCVSEYTLDPSKMTMRDLIYYLPDTNPMTSYLVEEQRENETVLPLTPPREESPERPPTPEAPAEIASQGDEDVDEDEDDDGVMVPRVKVAEDGSLIIDEESLTVEVLRQKGPNPADDRDPIFERGSTTTYSSFRKGTHVKPWSNKETDMFFLAISMVGTDFSMIGQLFPHRGRTEIKNKFKKEERANSWRIDKAFKEKRRLDHEFFTSLLEKILAAEAKRNKNNKSPTEKIRIKKKIKQKEKKAAKQLSDVEEEGLDAEMDTEEVEGEKENENVSNEGTTLSSAPTPKRKRKSRDGGGESSPEEAKDGKKKKIDLITSDQEEAGVPEDSEAGPPESSKQAEEPVEAAMGPVVIKPAQLSRGRSQRPLPNLGRKWGQRGPEPNTKPNVKDGATPTEEENTEEGLSEEQVDKDASPSVSQKEKKKAGKLSSSEEEEEEASDKPIKPTRYGRIPKKTQLLNYPAKEDGDSPSDSAPTPASDGSPSTMPKSKPATRRAKIKPGPALPGRMGQSAARKSKLVTLRASQSEDEDEDEEEVAWREEAQAEEDTHNPTSPEEENQAPAFIPMSLRSPQPVATEVEETMEELDISVNVPDVLGISHDAFCPDSSCERAHAGEMGTVPCEHQLDLLVDVIDFLSPDNMEVSEESYNEAARTLLAIGNLTHLSQAAEAFTAGADDIITEERSNEDQLYQMTPQPTDQSQTSTIPSEYLRVTEASRIAEDSVPVASSTTASVPVTTTTASIPGSKITACVIITTATASVTTTTSSPPVTLTTTASIRVTTSTASVPLPQSSDTPDLETPPIEGPLRQMEGTDIGHASKMESGSEVSEGSEQQTTSQNRRSHFPKVKPNLGRAARTTQPKQTTTTLSEPPQTTTTLSEPPQTTTTLSEPPLEPMLNITTTSEPQPSMIITIEPPLPTESINTESETQPKQRTTTHSKSQTTTTHSKHQPTTNIIPHSGPQPSQRTRVAHSKPQPTLNTTTQSEPPQPTLNSTTNTFSKQQSTQSTTILSQPQPTSSLEQPGPVTLRPIVPESPLTSSEEVNGHDGRKGNTSSSLSAGGSQSGTSDSDQPKQTGPLTRRARLPKPKPNLGLTANVDTRSAVQVPESRPSTEVQTPEEADEVPMEIQQIHQVVPLSDIIDTTQEEMQQIHQVIPHPPIEGPLRQREGTDIGHASQVESGSEVSESSEQQTTSQSRRSHFPKVKPNLGRAARTTQPKQTTTTLSEPPQTTTTLSEPPQTTTTLSEPPQTTTTLSEPPLEPMLNITTTSEPQPSMIITIEPPLPTESINTESETQPKQRTTTHSKSQTTTTHSKHQPTTNIIPHSGPQPSQRTRVAHSKPQPTLNTTTQSEPPQPTLNSTTNTLSKQQSTQNTTILSQPQPTSSLEQPGPVTLRPIVPESPLTSSEEVKGHDGRKGNTSSSLSVGGSQSGTSDSDQPKQTGPLTRRARLPKPKPNLGCTAKAATRSAVQVPESRPSPEVQTPEEADEVPIEIQQIHQVFPLCDIIDTTQEEIQQIHQVIPHPPIEGPLRQREGTDIGHVSQVESGSEVSESSEQQTTSQSRRSHFPKVKPNLGRAARTTQPKQTTTTLSEPPQTTTTLSEPPQTTTTLSEPPQTTTTLSEPQPIQRTRGVHSKPQPALNTTTQSEPPQPTLNSSTNTLSKQQSTQNTTILSQPQPTSSLEQPGPVTLRPIVPESPLRSSEEVKGHDGPKENSSSSFSAGGSQSATSDSEQPKQTGPPTRRARLPKPKPNLGLTARAATRSAVQVPESRPSTEVQTPEEADEVPMEIQQIHQVSPLCDIIDTTQEEMEQIHQVISLTDVIDSTQGDMSVFTEGSFFSQQCDAVFIQHSETSVSTAPLDQTQSDPDEPIFILSLTEIPVLPAGEESGCTSQTLSEPFLFLPDAGTQLQQSSDIVAPGGGLEKGNAGVLCEVPEPMSVDEVLPQPSYTSIKEVESGSTAGPVGVCASAKPSEDSMADAVSEDTHPPKKRKAPERARRVDKLQVRPNTAVREQTSCSAPAKEAVSPITPDQTPSLTTTTLDTYHLTASSPLAQPGPTVTGTASQQGSVGCFDRTETEHTPTGGEDNSSGAESQAARQITPLAMSGPLSRPGRRPRGFLSFMSNKNASPVAVPPRGTRAAARRPQVNTTRPGGKRAAPEPSTTTRTMPSPSIMHYTTTPTRATRTTTKPDFSTRVTQEKPSDALALHSNPEPSTSLCTTATESSQVPAAQPSASPCVDSGSADEEPINVSQYFFSDIFTEVEENEG, encoded by the exons ATGCTTCGCAGATCCAGGATCAGTGTACGTCCGAACGTCAGGCCAGCAGGCAGAGGGCCAGCCCCAGCCTCCTCCCAGGACACTCCACCTTCCCAGGAGGCTCAAGCTGCAGTCTCCGAGGACCTTCCCCAGGCAGGGGGCCAGTGCGTGAAGGACACCACCACAACTGCAGTGCTAGAAGCCTCCACAGAGTCCACCACACCCAGAGA GGATGGAAAAGACCCAAATGGCGAGGCTTCCAGCAGCACCCCCTCTGCCGGTCTTCAAAGGAGGAAGCGGTTCTCTGTCATGCCAAACCTTGCCAAACCCCGGGTGGCCGCCACCCCAGCCCTCACCCGCTCCTCCCCCAGGACCCCCAAGTCCCCTGTGAAAGCGGGCACTGAGACTCCAGCTCCAACCCCTGAGGCCCCCAGCCAGCCAGATTCTGGACCCCCACAGGGCATGAGATCCCCAAGGCGGAGGCCCTCTGGAGGTAGTAGGCAGGCCAAAGGACAGCCCAAACCCAGGCCACTGTCCCCAGCTTCCCCAGGCCCTACAACAACCTCTCTGGGGAATGTGGCAGTGGAGAACTCATCCTCGTCACAACAGACCCCGCAGGCACCAGGCGAAGGCAGCATCCAATCAGATCTCCTGAAAAAAACACCAATCATTAAAGTTCCATCCACTCCATTAGAGATGGTCCCATCGTCCTCCCTTCCAGACAAAGAGGGTATCTCAGTATCAGAGCGAGCTAAGACTCTGGTCGCCAGGTCTGTGTCTGGTGGGCTCACCGGGCTGGCACCAGGGAAGTCCAGGCTTAGCAGGTTCCTGAATGACCCAACAGACCTACAGAGGCTGGCTAAGGCCCGGAAGCTCAGAGAGCTGCTGAGACAGGAGATGAACAAGGAAAAG AAACGGAGCAAAGCCAAGGTGTGTGTGAGCGAATACACACTAGATCCCTCTAAAATGACCATGAGAGATCTCATCTACTACCTGCCTGATACCAACCCCATGAC GTCTTATCTggtagaggaacagagggagaatgagaCTGTCCTCCCACTCACCCCACCAAGAGAAGA GTCACCTGAAAGACCCCCAACACCGGAGGCCCCAGCTGAGATAGCCAGCCAGGGAGATGAAGATGTAGATGAAGATGAGGATGACGATGGGGTGATGGTCCCGCGGGTGAAGGTGGCAGAAGACGGCTCTCTGATCATCGATGAGGAGAG tttGACGGTGGAGGTCTTGAGGCAGAAAGGGCCCAACCCAGCTGATGATAGAGACCCCATCTTTGAGCGTGGCTCCACAACCACCTACTCAAGCTTCAGGAAGGGGACACACGTCAAGCCCTGGTCCAACAAAG AGACGGACATGTTCTTCCTGGCCATCAGTATGGTGGGAACAGACTTCTCCATGATTGGACAGCTGTTCCCTCACCGCGGTCGCACTGAGATCAAG AACAAGTtcaagaaagaggagagagcaaacagctggaggatAGACAAGGCCTTCA aggAGAAACGCAGGCTGGACCATGAGTTCTTCACTAGTCTCCTGGAGAAGATCTTGGCTGCAGAGGCAAAGAGGAACAAAAATAACAAGTCCCCCACAGAGAAGATAAGGATCAAGAAAAAAATCAAACAGAAAG AAAAGAAAGCAGCGAAGCAGCTGAGcgatgtggaggaggaggggttagacGCGGAGATGGAcacagaggaggtggagggagagaaggaaaacGAGAACGTCTCTAACGAAGGGACCACGCTTTCTTCCGCTCCCACCCCTAAGAGAAAACGCAAAAGTAGGGATGGTGGAGGAGAGTCCTCTCCTGAAGAAGCAAAGGATGGAAAGAAAAAGAAGATTGACCTAATAACAAGTGATCAAG AAGAGGCTGGTGTACCTGAAGATTCTGAGGCAGGGCCTCCAGAGAG TTCAAAGCAGGCAGAAGAGCCTGTGGAAGCAGCCATGGGACCTGTGGTGATCAAACCAGCCCAGTTGTCCCGTGGCCGATCCCAGAGACCTCTTCCTAACCTGGGTAGGAAGTGGGGCCAGAGGGGCCCCGAGCCCAATACCAAGCCTAACGTTAAAGATGGGGCCACACCTACAGAGGAGGAGAACACTGAAGAAGGGCTGTCTGAAGAACAG GTAGATAAAGATGCTTCCCCTTCAGTCAGTcaaaaggagaagaagaaagcTGGTAAACTCTCTTcatctgaggaagaggaggaagaagccaGTGATAAACCCATCAAACCCACCAG GTATGGCAGAATACCCAAAAAGACACAGCTCTTGAATTACCCTGCAAAGGAGGATGGGGACTCGCCCTCAGACTCTGCCCCTACTCCCGCCTCAGACGGATCCCCCTCCACCATGCCCAAATCCAAACCAGCTACCAGGAGGGCCAAAATCAAACCTGGCCCAGCCCTGCCAGGTAGGATGGGCCAATCAGCGGCTAGGAAATCCAAGCTGGTCACCCTTAGGGCGTCCCAGTCTGAAGATGAGGATGAAGATGAGGAAGAAGTAGCATGGAGAGAGGAGGCGCAGGCCGAGGAGGACACCCACAATCCCACAAGCCCAGAGGAGGAGAATCAGGCACCTGCGTTCATTCCCATGAGCCTTCGCTCGCCACAACCTGTCGCCACAGAGGTTGAGGAGACCATGGAGGAG CTCGATATCTCTGTCAACGTGCCTGATGTCCTGGGTATTTCCCATGATGCATTCTGCCCTGACTCGTCATGCGAGCGGGCACACGCTGGTGAAATGGGCACAGTGCCCTGTGAACATCAGTTGGACCTGTTAGTA GATGTGATAGACTTCCTGTCTCCAGATAACATGGAAG TATCTGAGGAGAGCTACAACGAGGCAGCTAGAACCCTTCTGGCCATCGGCAACCTCACCCACCTGTCTCAGGCGGCTGAGGCCTTCACTGCCGGAGCAGATGATATCATCACGGAAGAACGTTCCAATGAGGACCAACTGTACCAGATGACACCACAGCCCACTGACCAATCACAAACTAGCACCATTCCTTCTGAATATCTTAGGGTCACTGAGGCATCACGAATCGCTGAGGATTCTGTACCTGTTGCCTCGTCAACAACAGCCTCTGTTCCTGTCACCACGACAACAGCCTCTATCCCAGGCTCCAAAATAACAGCCTGTGTCATAATTACCACGGCAACAGCCTCAGTCACCACGACAacatcctctcctccagtcaccTTGACAACAACGGCCTCTATCCGAGTCACCACATCAACGGCATCTGTCCCATTGCCTCAGAGCAGTGATACGCCCGATCTAGAAACTCCACCCATAGAGGGGCCTCTCAGACAGATGGAGGGGACTGATATTGGACACGCCTCCAAGATGGAATCAGGTTCTGAAGTGTCAGAGGGCTCAGAGCAACAGACAACCTCACAGAACAGGAGGAGCCACTTCCCTAAGGTCAAACCCAACCTGGGACGGGCTGCCAGGACCACACAACCCAAACAGACTACCACCACACTGTCAGAACCACCACAGACTACCACCACACTGTCAGAACCACCACAGACTACCACCACACTGTCAGAACCACCACTTGAGCCTATGCTGAATATCACCACAACCTCAGAACCACAGCCTTCCATGATTATCACCATAGAGCCACCACTGCCTACTGAGAGTATTAACACAGAGTCAGAAACGCAGCCCAAACAGAGAACTACCACACACTCAAAATCACAAACCACCACCACACACTCCAAGCACCAGCCCACCACAAATATTATCCCACACTCAGGACCACAGCCCAGTCAGAGAACCAGAGTAGCGCATTCAAAACCACAGCCTACATTGAAtaccaccacacagtcagaaccaCCCCAGCCCACACTAAATTCCACCACAAACACATTCTCAAAACAACAATCCACACAGAGTACCACCATACTCTCACAACCACAGCCCACCTCAAGCCTTGAGCAGCCAGGTCCAGTTACACTCAGACCCATAGTCCCAGAGTCCCCTCTGACGTCATCAGAAGAGGTAAATGGTCACGATGGCCGTAAGGGAAATACTTCCTCTTCCCTCAGTGCTGGAGGGTCCCAGTCAGGGACATCAGACTCAGACCAGCCCAAACAGACAGGTCCTCTAACCCGTAGGGCCCGTTTACCTAAACCCAAACCCAACTTGGGTCTCACCGCCAATGTCGATACACGCTCTGCAGTCCAGGTACCAGAAAGCAGGCCAAGCACTGAAGTCCAGACACCAGAGGAAGCTGATGAGGTTCCCATGGAAATACAACAGATCCACCAAGTCGTCCCCCTTTCTGACATCATCGATACGACCCAG GAGGAAATGCAACAGATTCACCAAGTCATCCCTCATCCACCCATAGAGGGGCCtctcagacagagggaggggactgATATTGGACACGCCTCTCAGGTGGAATCAGGTTCTGAAGTGTCAGAGAGCTCAGAGCAACAGACAACCTCACAGAGCAGGAGGAGCCACTTCCCTAAGGTCAAACCCAATCTGGGACGGGCTGCCAGGACCACACAACCCAAACAGACTACCACCACACTGTCAGAACCACCACAGACTACCACCACACTGTCAGAACCACCACAGACTACCACCACACTGTCAGAACCACCACAGACTACCACCACACTGTCAGAACCACCACTTGAGCCTATGCTGAATATCACCACAACCTCAGAACCACAGCCTTCCATGATTATCACCATAGAGCCACCACTGCCTACTGAGAGTATTAACACAGAGTCAGAAACGCAGCCCAAACAGAGAACTACCACACACTCAAAATCACAAACCACCACCACACACTCCAAGCACCAGCCCACCACAAATATTATCCCACACTCAGGACCACAGCCCAGTCAGAGAACCAGAGTAGCGCATTCAAAACCACAGCCTACATTGAAtaccaccacacagtcagaaccaccccagcccacactaaattccaccacaaacacactctcaAAACAACAATCCACACAGAATACCACCATACTCTCACAACCACAGCCCACCTCAAGCCTTGAGCAGCCAGGTCCAGTTACACTCAGACCCATAGTCCCAGAGTCCCCTCTGACGTCATCAGAAGAGGTAAAAGGTCACGATGGCCGTAAGGGAAATACTTCCTCTTCCCTCAGTGTTGGAGGGTCCCAGTCAGGGACATCAGACTCAGACCAGCCCAAACAGACAGGTCCTCTAACCCGTAGGGCCCGTTTACCTAAACCCAAACCCAACTTGGGTTGCACCGCCAAAGCCGCTACACGCTCTGCAGTCCAGGTACCAGAAAGCAGGCCAAGCCCTGAAGTCCAGACACCAGAGGAAGCTGATGAGGTTCCCATTGAAATACAACAGATCCACCAAGTCTTCCCCCTTTGTGACATCATCGATACGACCCAG GAGGAAATACAACAGATTCACCAAGTCATCCCTCATCCACCCATAGAGGGGCCtctcagacagagggaggggactgATATTGGACACGTCTCTCAGGTGGAATCAGGTTCTGAAGTGTCAGAGAGCTCAGAGCAACAGACAACCTCACAGAGCAGGAGGAGCCACTTCCCTAAGGTCAAACCCAATCTGGGACGGGCTGCCAGGACCACACAACCCAAACAGACGACCACTACACTGTCAGAACCACCACAGACTACCACTACACTGTCAGAACCACCACAGACTACCACCACACTGTCAGAACCACCACAGACTACCACCACACTCTCAGAACCACAGCCCATTCAGAGAACCAGAGGAGTGCATTCAAAACCACAGCCTGCATTGAAtaccaccacacagtcagaaccaCCCCAGCCCACACTAAATTCCAGCACAAACACACTCTCAAAACAACAATCCACACAGAATACCACCATACTCTCACAACCACAGCCCACCTCAAGCCTTGAGCAGCCAGGTCCAGTTACACTCAGACCCATagtcccagagtcacctctgagGTCATCAGAAGAGGTGAAAGGTCACGATGGCCCTAAGGAAAATAGTTCATCTTCCTTCAGTGCTGGAGGGTCCCAGTCAGCGACATCAGACTCGGAACAGCCCAAACAGACAGGTCCCCCAACCAGGAGGGCCCGTTTACCTAAACCCAAACCCAACTTGGGTCTCACCGCCAGAGCCGCTACGCGCTCTGCAGTCCAGGTACCAGAAAGCAGGCCAAGCACTGAAGTCCAGACACCAGAGGAAGCTGATGAGGTTCCCATGGAAATACAACAGATCCACCAAGTCTCCCCCCTTTGTGACATCATCGACACGACCCAG GAGGAAATGGAACAGATTCACCAAGTCATCTCTCTTACTGACGTTATTGATTCTACCCAG GGCGATATGTCTGTCTTTACGGAGGGAAGCTTTTTCTCGCAACAATGTGATGCTGTCTTCATACAGCACTCAGAAACGTCTGTGTCGACTGCTCCGTTGGACCAGACCCAGTCAGACCCGGATGAGCCTATATTCATCCTCTCCCTGACTGAAATCCCAGTGCTCCCCGCAGGGGAGGAGAGTGGCTGCACATCCCAGACCCTCTCTGAGCCTTTCCTTTTTCTACCAGACGCAGGCACTCAACTGCAGCAGAG caGTGATATTGTTGCCCCCGGAGGTGGTTTGGAGAAAGGGAATGCTGGTGTCCTTTGTGAAGTCCCTGAGCCTATGTCAGTGGATGAGGTCCTTCCTCAACCCTCATACACCAGTATCAAGGAAGTGGAGTCTGGCTCCACGGCGGGTCCAGTAGGTGTGTGTGCCTCGGCCAAACCCTCAGAAGACTCCATGGCTGATGCGGTGAGTGAGGACACGCATCCTCCTAAGAAGAGGAAagcgccagagagagccaggagag TAGACAAACTGCAGGTGAGACCTAACACTGCAGTAAGGGAACAGACCAGTTGTTCGGCCCCTGCCAAGGAGGCTGTGTCACCCATTACCCCAGACCAGACACCCTCTTTGACCACTACCACCCTAGACACTTACCACCTCACTGCCTCCAGTCCCCTGGCCCAGCCAGGCCCCACCGTCACGGGAACTGCATCACAGCAGGGGAGTGTGGGCTGTTTCGATCGTACAGAGACCGAGCACACGCCGACTGGAGGGGAGGACAATAGTTCAGGGGCGGAGTCTCAGGCTGCCCGTCAAATTACACCGCTGGCTATGAGTGGCCCCTTGAGCAG GCCTGGTAGGAGACCCAGAGGATTCCTGTCTTTCATGTCCAATAAGAACGCCTCCCCTGTAGCTGTTCCCCCCCGAGGTACCAGAGCAGCCGCTCGGAGGCCCCAGGTCAACACCACCCGCCCAGGGGGGAAACGGGCTGCTCCTGAACCTTCCACCACAACCAGAACCATGCCTTCACCTTCCATAATGCattacaccaccacccccacTAGAGCCACCAGAACCACCACTAAGCCAGATTTTTCCACCAGGGTGACTCAGGAAAAACCCTCTGATGCCCTGGCCTTACACTCAAACCCAGAGCCCAGTACTTCCCTGTGTACTACAGCTACTGAG tcCTCTCAGGTGCCAGCCGCCCAGCCCAGTGCGTCTCCCTGTGTGGACAGCGGTTCAGCAGACGAGGAACCCATCAACGTGTCCCAGTACTTCTTCAGTGACATCTTCACCGAGGTCGAGGAGAATGAGGGATGA